The following proteins come from a genomic window of Gossypium raimondii isolate GPD5lz chromosome 5, ASM2569854v1, whole genome shotgun sequence:
- the LOC105766462 gene encoding pentatricopeptide repeat-containing protein At1g62930, chloroplastic, translating into MGKLPSSFIRRSVVNAGSHLSNFHSFSSSSNTIATHIECLSKRPMSMPVRGKGKTDHRFDNVDHALSLFNKMIEKYPKPSIVEFNKLLGAIVKMKHYAIVVPMCSQMELLGVSHDVYSMNILINCFCQLGRIDFGFSVLGKMLKLGVEPSAVTFSTLINGLCNQSKMSEAVCMFDEMTEKGYQPNLIVYNTVLKGLSKTGNTDRAVRFLRLMESRGYEPDIVAYNTVIDCLSKNGLLQEALDLFSQVKVKGIRPDIITYNCLIHGMCNLGQQEEATRLLNEMVDNNISINIDTYNILIDALCKEGTISKAVETIDMMRKQGIEPNVVTYNTLVDAHCKEGMVSEAEDIVDAMIKRGIEPNVVTYSALVNGHWLQNKMDKARRVFNLMIEKGCAPNIVTYNTMINGYCKGKRLDKAMELFHEISRKGPIPDTVTYNTLMQSLFQLGKVSTACELFRKMLASGQVPDTATCLILLDGLCKTGHIEEALKLFQAMRNGGLEPDIVPYTILIDGFYKAGHIEVAKELFHQLSDNGLKPNVYTYCIMINGLCKEGLPDEAYRLFGSMGDNDCLPNSCCYNVMIRGFLHNSYTSKATQLLSEMVGKGFSADIFTATLFMDLIIYSNKSILL; encoded by the coding sequence ATGGGTaagcttccttcttcttttattcGTCGTTCCGTTGTTAATGCTGGAAGCCATCTTTCTAATTTccactctttttcttcttcttctaacaCCATTGCTACCCACATCGAATGCCTAAGTAAGAGACCCATGTCCATGCCTGTTAGAGGAAAGGGAAAAACAGACCACCGCTTCGATAATGTTGATCATGCTTTGAGTTTGTTCAATAAGATGATTGAAAAGTACCCAAAGCCTTCAATTGTggaattcaataaattattaggAGCCATTGTTAAGATGAAACATTATGCCATTGTTGTTCCTATGTGTAGCCAGATGGAATTATTAGGCGTTTCCCATGATGTTTATTCTATGAACATCTTGATTAATTGCTTTTGTCAATTAGGTCgaattgattttgggttttctgTTTTGGGGAAAATGCTGAAGTTAGGTGTTGAACCTAGTGCTGTAACTTTTTCAACTTTGATAAATGGGCTTTGTAATCAAAGTAAGATGTCTGAGGCCGTTTGTATGTTCGATGAAATGACTGAAAAAGGGTATCAACCTAATTTGATTGTTTACAATACAGTACTTAAGGGGTTGTCTAAGACCGGCAATACTGATAGAGCTGTTAGGTTTCTAAGGCTGATGGAAAGCAGAGGTTATGAGCCCGATATTGTAGCATATAACACTGTCATTGACTGCCTTTCTAAGAACGGTTTGTTACAGGAGGCTCTCGATCTCTTCTCCCAAGTGAAGGTTAAAGGCATTAGACCAGATATCATTACTTATAACTGCTTAATTCATGGTATGTGTAATTTGGGCCAGCAGGAGGAGGCAACAAGGCTTTTGAATGAAATGGTTGATaacaatatttcaattaatattgaCACTTATAATATATTGATTGATGCACTTTGCAAGGAAGGAACGATTTCTAAAGCTGTAGAGACCATTGACATGATGAGAAAGCAAGGCATTGAGCCTAATGTTGTCACGTATAATACATTGGTTGATGCGCATTGCAAGGAAGGGATGGTCTCTGAAGCTGAGGATATTGTTGACGCAATGATAAAGCGAGGTATTGAGCCCAATGTTGTTACCTATAGTGCATTAGTTAATGGTCATTGGTTGCAGAACAAAATGGATAAAGCTAGAAGAGTTTTCAACTTGATGATTGAGAAGGGTTGTGCACCTAATATAGTTACTTACAACACCATGATCAATGGATATTGCAAAGGTAAAAGGTTAGACAAAGCAATGGAACTCTTTCATGAAATATCTCGAAAGGGACCAATCCCGGATACTGTCACATACAACACTCTTATGCAGAGTCTGTTTCAGTTAGGGAAAGTTTCAACTGCATGTGAACTGTTTAGAAAGATGCTTGCTTCTGGACAAGTTCCAGATACAGCGACCTGTTTGATTTTGCTGGATGGTTTATGCAAAACAGGTCATATCGAAGAGGCATTGAAACTTTTTCAAGCAATGCGAAACGGTGGGTTGGAACCTGATATTGTCCCGTATACTATCCTAATTGATGGGTTTTATAAAGCTGGGCATATTGAAGTTGCCAAGGAATTATTTCATCAACTCTCAGACAACGGCTTAAAACCGAATGTTTACACATATtgtataatgattaatggactgtGTAAAGAGGGATTGCCAGATGAAGCATACAGGTTGTTTGGGAGCATGGGAGATAATGACTGTTTGCCTAATAGCTGCTGTTATAATGTAATGATTCGGGGGTTCCTTCACAACAGCTATACCTCAAAGGCAACACAACTTCTTTCGGAAATGGTTGGTAAGGGCTTTTCTGCAGATATATTCACTGCCACCTTATTTATGGATCTTATCATATACTCTAATAAATCAATCTTGCTCTGA
- the LOC128041121 gene encoding disease resistance protein At4g27190-like: MGTRQEMKEKGQVILKKLEDNCLLENVSSEEMKMHDAVRDMALSITRMNPRYMIQAGLQLGELPENEQWSLDIEKVSLMHNSISEVSIDVLPTKCQLLTTLLLQHNPIKKIPYSFFINMPCLCVLNLSFTKIESLPNSISELKNLTTLLLRGCEELRGLPCLSMLQELKKLDLYGTEIEEVPEGMDMLIKLRYLDLQVFTLNEIPAGLLPKLVHLQHLSFAVDNEETSLKVEEMEPLKKLECLTGHFEDISEFNKFISSMQQSKKNLIKYYLQVGSCFKPAQIHPITDKTVTIGGVQSWEGELIMHPVEIQELNIVECDYLRNLVDDNSFFKNAIDLRVCRILWCEGIECLVPLSSSSCSSAHPFQSLEVLHLRDLPKLSALLMKDAGIGSATTSTSAPSATFSHLKRIEVCRCSSMKTLLPHWLLPNLQNLEEIWVAECYEIVEILGAETSEVEEKGSDALIKFHLPKLRELELWSLPNLKSICSKSGVMVCDSLQFIQVAGDCYKLKRIPPFVPLVGNGQPYAYAPPSLTIDSNTRWWESLEWDDHPNFKNILRSNPEEDKRYDPFMV, from the coding sequence ATGGGTACAAgacaagaaatgaaagaaaagggtCAAGTTATTTTGAAGAAGTTGGAAGATAATTGCTTGTTGGAAAATGTCTCGAGTGAAGAAATGAAAATGCATGATGCAGTGAGAGACATGGCATTGTCGATCACAAGAATGAATCCTCGGTATATGATACAAGCAGGTCTGCAATTAGGAGAGTTACCAGAAAATGAGCAATGGAGTCTGGATATTGAGAAAGTGTCACTTATGCATAACTCCATATCAGAAGTTTCCATAGATGTGCTGCCCACAAAATGCCAACTGCTCACAACCTTGTTATTGCAGCATAACCCTATAAAGAAGATCCCATattcttttttcataaacatgCCCTGTCTTTGTGTCCTAAATTTGTCCTTTACAAAGATCGAGAGTTTACCAAATTCCATTTCTGAACTAAAGAACCTCACAACATTGTTGCTTCGTGGCTGTGAAGAATTAAGAGGTCTGCCATGTCTTTCGATGCTTCAAGAATTGAAGAAGTTGGATCTTTATGGGACTGAAATTGAGGAAGTCCCTGAAGGAATGGATATGCTGATAAAGCTAAGATATCTTGATCTTCAAGTGTTCACTCTGAATGAGATACCTGCTGGACTTTTACCAAAACTCGTTCACCTTCAGCACTTGAGTTTTGCTGTGGACAATGAAGAAACAAGTCTAAAAGTAGAGGAGATGGAACCATTGAAGAAGTTGGAGTGCTTAACCGGACATTTCGAAGACATCAGTGAATTCAATAAGTTCATCTCCTCAATGCAGCAAAGtaagaaaaatctcatcaaGTACTATTTACAGGTGGGCTCATGTTTTAAGCCTGCTCAAATTCATCCTATAACAGATAAAACGGTAACAATTGGAGGAGTCCAGAGTTGGGAAGGTGAGTTAATTATGCACCCAGTTGAAATTCAAGAGTTGAATATTGTAGAGTGCGACTATTTGAGAAACTTAGTGGATGATAATTCTTTCTTCAAAAATGCGATTGACTTGAGGGTTTGTAGGATTTTGTGGTGTGAAGGGATAGAGTGTCTTGTTCCCCTGTCCTCTTCTTCCTGTTCTTCCGCTCATCCATTTCAGAGCCTCGAGGTGTTACATCTTAGAGATCTGCCAAAGTTGAGTGCCCTTCTTATGAAAGATGCAGGAATTGGTTCAGCAACAACATCAACATCGGCTCCGTCAGCCACCTTTTCCCATCTTAAGCGAATTGAAGTATGCAGATGCTCAAGTATGAAGACGTTGCTTCCACATTGGTTGCTTCCAAACCTCCAAAACCTGGAAGAAATTTGGGTGGCAGAATGTTATGAGATAGTAGAAATATTGGGAGCAGAAACATCAGAAGTTGAAGAAAAAGGGAGTGATGCATTAATCAAATTCCATCTTCCCAAATTGAGAGAGTTGGAATTGTGGAGTTTACCAAATTTGAAGAGCATTTGCAGCAAAAGTGGAGTGATGGTTTGCGATTCTCTCCAATTTATCCAAGTTGCTGGAGACTGTTATAAATTGAAGAGAATTCCACCATTTGTTCCCCTTGTTGGCAATGGGCAGCCATATGCATATGCTCCACCTTCTCTTACCATCGACTCAAACACGAGATGGTGGGAATCGTTGGAGTGGGATGACCatccaaactttaaaaatattcttcGCTCCAACCCTGAGGAGGATAAGAGGTATGATCCATTTATGgtatag
- the LOC105766469 gene encoding uncharacterized protein LOC105766469, whose protein sequence is MWPAIFLIFFSFFFFFLSPFFFFPFLFSVFQIPATASPPSSTAAVDSSLHSVADDSKMGRRWLCRSSGGATMAVAAEEEEVCQTTDWGCQAWRTGHARMLVGGSLVMPKRTEL, encoded by the exons ATGTGGCCTGCtatctttcttatttttttttcttttttctttttctttctttctcccttcttcttcttcccttttcttttttctgtctTTCAAATCCCAGCCACCGCTTCTCCACCGTCGTCCACTGCCGCCGTCGACTCCTCTTTGCACTCGGTGGCCGACGATTCAAAG ATGGGACGGAGGTGGTTGTGCCGCAGTAGTGGTGGCGCAACGATGGCG gtGGCAGCGGAGGAGGAGGAGGTATGCCAGACGACCGATTGGGGGTGTCAGGCGTGGAGAACGGGGCACGCAAGGATGCTGGTTGGGGGCAGTCTTGTCATGCCcaaaaggactgaattgtag